A genomic stretch from Kwoniella europaea PYCC6329 chromosome 2, complete sequence includes:
- a CDS encoding carbamoyl-phosphate synthase arginine-specific large chain translates to MLRSVPLCRSSLAARPLRTIPSLAARRVAPTQSRSYAVAAPAVGSYGQVDGEPTLNSPSELARRISAKVLPKLEKPDVKKVLVVGSGGLSIGQAGEFDYSGSQAIKALRESNISTILINPNIATIQTSHHLANEIYFLPVTADYVAYVLEKERPDGILLTFGGQSALNVGIQLDKMGVLERLGVKVLGTPIRTLEVSEDRDLFVQALNEIDIPAAQSTAVSTIQDALDAAKEIGYPIILRSAFSLGGLGSGFAHDEEELRNLAAKSLSLSPQVLIEKSLKGWKEVEYEVVRDAADNTIICCNMENFDPLGTHTGDSIVVAPSQTLTDDEYHMLRSAAIKIVRHVGVVGECNVQYALDPESRDYRVIEMNARLSRSSALASKATGYPLAYTAAKIALGHTLPELPNAVTKSTTACFEPSLDYIVTKIPKWDLAKFQHVERNVGSAMKSVGEVMAIGRTFEESLQKAIRQVDPNFTGFDAYWKPEDMQTALANNNDRRLFAIAHSMLNLNYTVDQLHDITKIDKWFLYKLENIVVVYKQLQSTPFEKIDKDLILTAKKTGFSDLHISQLTGVKENQVREKRKSYGVTPWVKRIDTLAAEFPAYTNYLYTTYNASTHDVDFNENGTMVLGSGVYRIGSSVEFDWCAVTCSRAIRDLGKKTIMINYNPETVSTDFDEADRLYFEELGFERVMDIYEMEQAEGVVVSVGGQLPQNIALRLKNSGVNVLGTDPEQIDNAEDRHKFSSILDSVGVDQPAWTEATSLESAKAFAAKVGYPVLIRPSYVLSGAAMNVVWDEASLDKNLTAATDVSPLHPVVISQFIDNAQEIDVDAVAHNGELLVHAVSEHVENAGVHSGDATLVLPPFSLPPTDLDRFKEIAQKVAKAFQISGPFNMQIIRKPEENGQPAELKVIECNLRASRSFPFVSKVLGKNFIDVAAAAIMGENVPAPVDLMKEQRDYVAIKVPQFSWTRLPGADPFLGVEMASTGEVASFGKDVHEAYWAALLSVNGFKLPKKNSGILLGGDISRSEMPTIASNLLSLGFKLYTYDSKVESFINEQPNLTIKKIYVPVKDKRKLREVLEENEISTVIDIARSRAASTGEAEYAARRAAVDFGIPLINNAKLAVLLTETLQKKFHQSPLPYVEGTNPPEVKSWREFVGEERAY, encoded by the exons ATGCTTCGATCTGTTCCCCTCTGTAGATCTTCTCTGGCTGCTCGTCCACTCCGgaccatcccttccctcGCTGCTAGACGGGTAGCACCCACTCAATCCAGATCTTATGCCGTCGCTGCTCCTGCGGTAGGCTCATACGGTCAGGTAGATGGTGAACCAACCCTCAACTCCCCTTCAGAGTTGGCCAGACGAATATCAGCCAAGGTCTTGCCCAAATTGGAGAAACCAGACGTGAAGAAGGTGCTGGTGGTAGGAAGTGGTGGTTTGAGTATTGGTCAAGCGGGAGAATTCGATTATTCAG GTTcacaagctatcaaagctctTCGAGAATCCAACATCTCCactatcctcatcaacccTAACATCGCTACTATCCAAACTTCTCATCACTTGGCCAACGAGATTTACTTCTTACCCGTCACAGCAGATTACGTTGCCTACGTTTTGGAAAAGGAACGACCGGATGGTATCTTGTTGACTTTCGGTGgtcaatcagctttgaatGTCGGTATTCAATTAGACAAAATGGGTGTACTTGAGAGATTGGGTGTTAAAGTTTTAGGTACACCAATTAGGACATTGGAAGTTTCGGAAGATAGAGATTTGTTCGTACAAGCTTTGAATG AAATCGATATTCCCGCTGCTCAGTCTACCGCCGTATCAACCATCCAAGATGCCCTCGACGCAGCCAAGGAAATTGGTTACCCCATCATCCTTCGATCTGCTTTCTCCCTTGGTGGTCTCGGTTCAGGTTTCGCTcacgacgaagaggaactTCGAAATCTTGCCGCTAaatccctctccctctctcctCAAGTGTTGATTGAGAAATCTCTCAAGGGTtggaaggaagttgaatatGAAGTAGTCAGGGATGCTGCCGAT AACACCATCATCTGCTGTAACATGGAGAACTTTGACCCTCTCGGTACACACACCGGTGACTCTATCGTCGTTGCCCCATCTCAAACCCTCACAGATGACGAATACCACATGCTCCGAAGTGCCGCTATCAAGATTGTCAGACATGTCGGTGTGGTCGGTGAATGTAAT GTACAATATGCTCTTGACCCCGAAAGCCGAGATTACCGAGTTATTGAGATGAACGCTCGTCTCAGTCGATCTAG TGCCCTTGCATCCAAAGCTACTGGATATCCCCTTGCCTATACCGCCGCCAAGATTGCTTTAGGTCACACTCTCCCTGAACTTCCTAATGCCGttaccaaatccaccactGCATGTTTCGAACCTTCTCTCGATTACATCGTCACCAAGATCCCTAAGTGGGATTTGGCCAAATTCCAACACGTTGAGCGAAACGTCGGATCAGCCATGAAATCCGTCGGTGAAGTCATGGCCATCGGTAGAACCTTTGAGGAATCTCTACAGAAAGCCATTCGACAAGTCGATCCCAACTTTACTGGATTTGACGCTTATTGGAAACCTGAAGATATGCAAACTGCTTTGGCCAACAACAACGATAGAAGATTATTCGCTATCGCTCACTCAATGTTGAACTTGAACTACACAGTGGATCAATTACATGATATTACCAAGATCGATAAATGGTTCCTATACAAATTGGAGAACATTGTTGTCGTATATAAACAACTTCAATCTACACCATTTGAAAAGATCGATAAGGATTTGATCCTTACTGCTAAGAAGACTGGATTCTCCGATTTACACATCTCTCAATTGACTGGTGTGAAGGAAAATCAAGTtagagaaaagaggaaatctTATGGAGTTACACCATGGGTTAAACGAATTGACACTCTTGCTGCCGAATTCCCAGCATACACCAATTACCTTTACACCACCTACAACGCCTCTACGCATGATGTCGATTTCAACGAAAATGGTACGATGGTTCTCGGTTCGGGTGTGTACCGAATTGGATCTTCGGTAGAATTCGATTGGTGTGCTGTCACTTGTTCCAGGGCTATTAGAGATTTGGGTAAAAAGACCATCATGATCAATTACAATCCCGAAACTGTATCGACCGATTTCGACGAGGCCGACAGATTATACTTTGAAGAACTTGGATTTGAGAGAGTTATGGATATCTACGAGATGGAACAGGCTGAAGGTGTTGTTGTCAGTGTAGGAG GTCAATTGCCTCAAAACATCGCTCTTCGACTCAAGAACTCCGGTGTCAACGTTCTTGGTACCGACCCTGAACAGATTGATAACGCCGAAGATCGACACAAGTTCTCTTCCATTTTGGACTCAGTCGGAGTTGATCAACCAGCGTGGACCGAAGCTACTTCTTTGGAGTCTGCTAAAGCCTTCGCCGCCAAGGTCGGATACCCTGTTCTCATCCGACCTTCATACGTCCTTTCCGGAGCAGCCATGAACGTAGTATGGGATGAAGCTTCGCTCGATAAGAACCTCACTGCTGCTACCGATGTTTCACCTCTTCACCCTGTCGTTATCTCTCAATTCATCGACAATGCTCAAGAAATCGATGTGGATGCTGTAGCGCACAATGGCGAATTATTGGTCCACGCCGTATCAGAACACGTTGAGAATGCCGGTGTTCACTCTGGAGATGCTACATTGGttttaccacctttctcactGCCCCCGACCGATTTGGACAGGTTCAAGGAGATTGCTCAGAAGGTAGCCAAGGCGTTCCAGATCTCTGGTCCATTCAATATGCAAATCATCAGGAAACCAGAAGAGAATGGTCAACCGGCTGAATTGAAGGTCATTGAATGTAATCTCCGAGCTTCTAGGTCTTTCCCATTCGTATCGAAAGTTTTGGGTAAGAACTTCATTGATGTCGCTGCTGCCGCTattat GGGAGAAAACGTTCCTGCTCCTGTTGATTTGATGAAAGAACAACGAGATTACGTTGCTATCAAGGTACCTCAATTCTCATGGACTCGATTACCTGGTGCGGACCCATTCTTAGGTGTCGAGATGGCTTCTACTGGTGAAGTCGCTTCGTTCGGTAAAGACGTCCATGAAGCTTACTGGGCT GCATTACTCTCCGTTAATGGATTCAAATTACCAAAGAAGAACTCCGGTATACTCCTCGGAGGAGATATCTCTCGATCTGAAATGCCAACCATCGCTTCCAACTTGTTATCGCTCGGCTTCAAATTATACACTTACGACTCCAAAGTTGAATCGTTCATCAATGAACAACCCAATTTGacaatcaagaagatctaCGTACCAGTGAAAGACAAGAGAAAGTTGAgagaggtattggaagagaatgaaattTCGACTGTTATTGATATTGCCCGATCGCGAGCTGCTTCGACCGGTGAAGCTGAATATGCTGCTAGAAGAGCTGCAGTGGATTTCGGTATTCCC CTCATAAATAATGCCAAACTGGCTGTATTGCTCACTGAGACTTTACAAAAGAAATTCCATCAATCGCCATTACCTTATGTGGAAGGTACGAATCCACCCGAGGTGAAATCTTGGAGGGAGTTtgtaggtgaagagaggGCTTATTAG